In Calidithermus timidus DSM 17022, the following are encoded in one genomic region:
- a CDS encoding S8 family serine peptidase, translated as MKSKLVRLRVQAAFLAISLLLLAACGRSTNPGQLPISTFRIEPSLAPRVATIPDPDGGAPRPVGAMRGKSGIQSEFVLNELMVSSDDTAKVEALAARYGGRILRTIALEGAPKLHLVQVNASPAVEAQLAQDLRALVPGARSDLEFSSQEGLNLLATAAREGVSQNLKVSLNFVLMPQGIAESTSFEASSDTVPVSERAQYDQNAFNWPYMNRGSAQDIGVGEAWRLLQAGGRLSNRVKIAIVDGGFARDHVDYPAGRSIYGGAGWGVRNPFDCGGRPCPWHGTQVAQAAMGLPDNRRGVAGPAGPVAELMAIQVPGDFFEFLRFVVTTLAGAVVERPRIINMSGAGAIPAVPGALLDATLTPLLLAIETSPLRPILFAAAGNDGRNVDAEDCFLGICWEEDLWVPCELLGMICVGGMAWDSTARAGGSNFGSDRDFFSVDIYGPYTLWGGPDPDSEEVRRINGTSFATPFVAGVAALIWAANPGLLPQQVELILYETAHNGGVHGEGGHQRRVNAYGAVSRALGNVPPFVRIDSPTEGFVRSWRFPVLLEAYTYDPDTPGTPSVNWSSNLEGSLGSGNRTSVESLRLGNHRITATASSGGQSASASVNITVRNDPPNVQIVEPISGSTLCTNTPIDFRATVSDPNNFGAHPFPSSNVVWRVGSTSFGSGLSASRTFTTPGSYTVSVQATDDAPAPHTLSDTDTLNINVQTCTNNPPTATITSPATDLDVTPSTFDANGYYYQLTLQGTASDPEDGTLSGASLVWTTNRADVQPGGPSTGDQTLGMGTTVTNVRLYTTCAEPHFGTVDHLITLRVTDSAGNTATRTRLVRVRTVC; from the coding sequence GTGAAAAGCAAACTTGTCCGTTTACGCGTCCAGGCTGCCTTTCTGGCCATCTCGCTGCTCTTGTTGGCGGCCTGCGGACGTAGTACCAACCCCGGCCAACTTCCCATATCCACCTTCCGCATCGAGCCGTCCCTTGCTCCACGGGTGGCCACCATTCCCGACCCCGATGGAGGAGCCCCGCGACCGGTGGGGGCTATGCGCGGCAAAAGCGGTATCCAGAGCGAGTTTGTACTCAACGAACTGATGGTCAGCAGCGACGACACGGCAAAGGTGGAGGCCTTAGCGGCCCGCTACGGGGGGCGAATTCTGCGGACGATTGCCCTCGAGGGCGCCCCTAAGCTGCACCTGGTGCAGGTTAACGCCAGCCCCGCGGTCGAGGCCCAGCTTGCCCAGGACTTGCGAGCCCTGGTGCCCGGAGCCCGCAGCGACCTCGAGTTCTCCAGCCAGGAGGGGCTCAACCTGCTGGCCACTGCTGCCCGTGAAGGGGTGAGCCAGAACCTCAAGGTCTCGCTGAACTTTGTTCTGATGCCGCAGGGCATCGCAGAGAGCACAAGCTTCGAAGCCAGCTCCGATACGGTTCCCGTTTCCGAGCGCGCACAATACGACCAAAACGCTTTTAACTGGCCCTACATGAACCGGGGCAGTGCGCAGGACATCGGCGTAGGCGAGGCCTGGCGGCTGCTACAGGCGGGCGGGCGGCTCTCTAACCGGGTAAAGATCGCCATCGTTGATGGGGGGTTTGCCCGCGACCACGTCGACTATCCGGCCGGCCGCAGCATTTACGGCGGCGCAGGCTGGGGCGTCCGCAACCCCTTTGACTGCGGTGGGCGCCCCTGCCCCTGGCACGGAACCCAGGTGGCCCAGGCCGCCATGGGTCTGCCCGACAACCGCCGGGGTGTTGCCGGGCCGGCCGGACCGGTGGCGGAACTGATGGCCATCCAGGTGCCTGGGGACTTTTTCGAGTTCTTACGCTTTGTGGTGACCACCTTGGCGGGCGCGGTGGTGGAACGTCCCCGCATCATCAATATGAGCGGCGCCGGCGCCATACCCGCCGTGCCGGGGGCGCTTTTGGACGCCACCCTCACACCTCTACTGCTTGCTATTGAAACTAGCCCGCTCCGCCCCATCCTCTTTGCCGCCGCCGGGAACGATGGGCGCAATGTGGATGCCGAGGACTGCTTCTTGGGTATCTGCTGGGAGGAGGATCTCTGGGTACCCTGCGAGCTACTCGGGATGATCTGCGTGGGCGGGATGGCTTGGGATAGCACAGCCAGGGCTGGAGGCTCTAACTTTGGCAGCGACCGGGATTTTTTCTCCGTGGACATCTATGGCCCCTACACCCTCTGGGGCGGCCCAGACCCCGATAGCGAAGAAGTGCGCCGCATCAACGGCACCAGCTTTGCTACGCCGTTTGTGGCTGGGGTGGCGGCGCTCATCTGGGCGGCGAACCCTGGGCTGCTCCCCCAGCAGGTTGAGCTGATTTTGTACGAAACCGCCCACAATGGCGGCGTTCATGGCGAAGGCGGGCACCAGCGGCGGGTTAACGCCTATGGCGCGGTGAGCCGGGCCTTGGGCAACGTGCCTCCCTTTGTGCGTATCGATAGCCCTACCGAGGGCTTCGTGCGCTCCTGGCGCTTCCCCGTTCTGCTGGAGGCCTACACTTACGACCCCGACACCCCCGGCACCCCCAGCGTGAACTGGAGCAGCAACCTGGAGGGCAGCTTGGGCAGTGGCAACCGGACGAGTGTGGAAAGTCTACGCCTCGGCAACCACCGCATCACCGCCACGGCCAGCTCCGGCGGCCAAAGCGCCAGCGCCAGCGTGAACATCACCGTCCGCAACGACCCGCCCAATGTGCAGATCGTAGAACCCATAAGCGGCAGTACGCTTTGCACCAACACCCCCATTGATTTCCGGGCCACCGTGAGCGACCCCAACAACTTTGGCGCGCACCCCTTCCCCAGCAGCAACGTTGTCTGGCGCGTCGGTAGCACCAGTTTTGGAAGCGGCCTCTCGGCCAGCCGCACCTTTACCACCCCCGGCAGCTACACCGTAAGCGTCCAGGCCACCGACGACGCCCCGGCCCCCCACACCCTCTCGGACACAGATACGCTGAATATCAACGTGCAAACCTGTACCAACAACCCGCCCACCGCCACCATCACCAGCCCCGCCACCGACCTCGACGTGACCCCCTCGACTTTCGACGCCAACGGTTATTACTACCAGCTCACCCTGCAGGGCACCGCCTCTGACCCCGAAGACGGTACACTCAGCGGTGCTTCCCTCGTCTGGACCACCAACCGCGCCGACGTCCAGCCCGGTGGGCCCTCCACGGGCGACCAGACCCTGGGCATGGGTACCACGGTCACGAATGTTCGGCTCTACACTACCTGTGCTGAGCCCCACTTTGGCACCGTGGATCACCTCATCACCCTTAGGGTCACCGACAGCGCCGGGAACACCGCCACCCGGACGCGGCTGGTGCGGGTCAGAACCGTTTGCTAA
- a CDS encoding fibronectin type III domain-containing protein — MKPHLWLYLPILGLLTACPNNPPPPTLGKPADFVATVGSSTSIGLSWRKVEGATDYQIERKVGSGSFAPLVSVPHEVGGPPGQRYTDTGLLPSTRYTYRIRAVNATLQGEWATSAEVETPAGASTKYRVRGYWLGASNPNLYLSTDTGVNFSAATVSINGTTLAYQNPPGSYRAPSIPGATAGTVLNLSITVPEGTITGAAAIPEAPTLTFPTASASIPAGQPLTVTWNYTGSDPDRFYLQLLGNGPLNYVVTNIPGADRSHTIPADQVVVPTTGKAFLYLYAVNDGKASFSGPVLPTSEMGVQASTSVEFDIVP; from the coding sequence ATGAAACCGCACCTGTGGCTTTACCTTCCGATCCTGGGCCTCCTGACCGCTTGTCCCAACAATCCACCCCCACCCACTTTAGGCAAACCTGCCGATTTTGTTGCCACGGTGGGCTCGAGCACCTCCATCGGGCTGTCCTGGCGCAAGGTGGAGGGCGCTACCGATTACCAGATTGAGCGCAAGGTGGGCAGCGGCAGCTTCGCCCCCCTGGTCAGCGTTCCCCACGAGGTGGGCGGCCCTCCTGGGCAGAGGTACACCGACACCGGCCTCCTGCCCAGCACCCGCTACACCTACCGCATCCGGGCGGTGAACGCCACCCTCCAGGGCGAGTGGGCCACCTCGGCCGAGGTGGAAACCCCTGCGGGAGCTTCCACCAAGTACCGGGTACGGGGCTACTGGTTGGGGGCCAGCAACCCCAACCTGTACCTCTCTACCGATACGGGTGTGAATTTCAGCGCAGCCACCGTGAGCATAAACGGTACAACCCTCGCCTATCAAAATCCACCGGGTTCCTACCGTGCGCCCAGCATCCCCGGCGCTACCGCAGGCACCGTGCTCAACCTGAGCATCACCGTGCCGGAGGGCACCATCACCGGGGCGGCGGCCATTCCCGAAGCGCCCACCCTCACCTTCCCAACCGCTAGTGCCTCCATCCCCGCCGGCCAGCCCCTCACCGTCACCTGGAACTACACCGGTTCCGACCCCGACCGCTTTTATCTGCAACTCCTGGGTAATGGACCGCTGAACTATGTCGTGACCAATATCCCTGGCGCCGACCGCAGCCACACCATCCCAGCCGATCAGGTGGTGGTTCCCACCACCGGAAAAGCCTTCCTCTATTTGTACGCCGTCAACGACGGCAAGGCTAGCTTTAGCGGGCCGGTGCTGCCCACTTCGGAGATGGGGGTGCAAGCCAGCACCAGTGTGGAGTTCGATATCGTTCCGTAA
- the speA gene encoding biosynthetic arginine decarboxylase, whose protein sequence is MEKLKRYTAKDAEETYLVPHWAAGFFRVGEDGHLEVTPEGNGGPSASLYEIVTDLRDEGRPLPVMLRFPQILEARVVELNEAFRRAIHKYGYRGNYQGLFPVKVNQRRMVVETIAQAGKPYLHGLEAGSKAELALILAQDLHKDALIACNGFKDDDFIRLALMGKKLGKNVVITLEKFAELGRVMRIARELGVEPAIGIRYKLKTKGSGQWEESGGEAAKFGLTTPEIMKTVDLLAEAGMLGTISMLHSHIGSQVTDIRRIKQAVREIAQTYVQLRKLGAPVRYLNLGGGLAVDYDGSKTAFYASANYSLSEYAEDLVYVTKEICDGHGEPHPTLVTESGRAITAYHSVLVLEVVDTIKPPGEDKVEEPEDVHPVVKDMFDLARSISAKNYREVYHDAFSNKDTLQNLYDLGLISLRDRALAESLFYQIARKTLKFALELDYPADELEDLQKMLADKLVCNFSLFQSLPDSWAIKQLFPIVPLSRLDERPTREATLVDITCDSDGKFDRFIDLHDVRNTLPVHEIRPGEPYYLGVFLTGAYQDVLGMNHNLFGRIGEAHVRVDADGYEIERFVVGEKARRVIEKMGYEEGELAEAVEKLVRSSRLTPAEKGAFMEQYARELVGYTYLED, encoded by the coding sequence TTGGAGAAACTCAAGCGCTACACCGCCAAAGATGCTGAAGAAACCTACCTGGTGCCCCATTGGGCCGCCGGGTTTTTTCGTGTGGGCGAGGACGGGCACCTCGAGGTTACCCCGGAGGGCAACGGCGGACCGAGTGCGTCGCTGTACGAGATCGTCACCGATCTGCGCGACGAAGGCCGCCCTCTGCCGGTGATGTTGCGCTTTCCCCAGATCCTCGAGGCCCGCGTGGTCGAACTCAACGAGGCCTTCCGCCGGGCCATCCATAAGTACGGCTACCGCGGCAACTACCAGGGCCTCTTCCCGGTCAAGGTCAATCAGCGGCGCATGGTGGTCGAGACCATCGCCCAAGCCGGGAAGCCCTACCTCCACGGCCTCGAGGCCGGCTCCAAGGCCGAGCTCGCGCTGATCCTGGCCCAGGATTTGCACAAGGACGCGCTCATCGCCTGCAACGGCTTCAAAGACGACGACTTCATCCGGCTGGCCCTGATGGGCAAGAAGCTGGGCAAGAACGTCGTCATCACCCTGGAGAAGTTCGCCGAGCTGGGCCGGGTGATGCGCATCGCCAGGGAGCTGGGCGTCGAGCCTGCCATCGGCATCCGCTACAAGCTCAAGACCAAGGGCAGCGGGCAGTGGGAGGAATCGGGCGGCGAGGCGGCCAAGTTTGGCCTGACCACCCCCGAGATCATGAAAACCGTGGACCTGCTGGCCGAGGCCGGGATGCTGGGTACCATCAGCATGCTGCACTCGCACATCGGCTCGCAGGTCACCGACATCCGTCGCATCAAGCAGGCCGTGCGCGAGATCGCCCAGACCTACGTGCAACTGCGCAAGCTGGGCGCCCCGGTGCGCTACCTCAACCTCGGTGGCGGGCTGGCGGTGGACTACGACGGCTCCAAGACCGCCTTCTACGCCTCGGCCAACTACTCCCTCTCCGAGTACGCCGAGGACCTGGTCTACGTCACCAAGGAAATCTGCGACGGCCACGGCGAACCCCACCCCACCCTGGTCACCGAGAGCGGGCGGGCCATCACCGCCTACCACAGCGTGCTGGTGCTCGAGGTCGTCGACACCATCAAGCCTCCCGGCGAGGATAAGGTCGAAGAGCCCGAGGACGTCCACCCCGTCGTCAAGGACATGTTCGACCTGGCGAGGAGTATCTCGGCCAAGAACTACCGCGAGGTCTACCACGACGCCTTCTCCAACAAGGACACCCTGCAGAACCTCTACGACCTGGGTCTGATCTCCTTGCGCGACCGCGCCCTGGCCGAAAGCCTCTTCTACCAGATCGCCCGCAAGACCCTCAAGTTCGCCCTCGAGCTCGACTACCCCGCCGACGAGCTCGAGGACTTGCAAAAAATGCTGGCCGACAAGCTGGTGTGCAACTTCTCGCTCTTCCAGAGCCTGCCGGATTCCTGGGCCATCAAGCAGCTTTTCCCCATCGTCCCTCTCTCACGCCTCGACGAGCGCCCCACCCGAGAGGCCACGCTGGTGGACATCACCTGCGACTCCGACGGCAAGTTCGACCGCTTCATCGACCTGCACGACGTGCGCAACACCCTACCCGTCCACGAGATCCGTCCGGGTGAGCCCTACTACCTGGGGGTATTCCTCACCGGGGCCTATCAGGACGTGCTAGGCATGAACCACAACCTCTTTGGTCGCATCGGCGAGGCCCACGTGCGGGTGGATGCCGACGGCTACGAGATCGAGCGCTTCGTGGTGGGCGAGAAGGCCCGGCGGGTGATCGAGAAGATGGGCTACGAGGAGGGCGAGCTGGCCGAGGCGGTGGAGAAATTGGTGCGCTCTTCCCGGCTCACCCCGGCGGAAAAGGGCGCCTTCATGGAGCAGTACGCCCGCGAGCTGGTGGGGTACACCTACCTCGAGGACTAG
- a CDS encoding SCO family protein translates to MTRRIAGLALFIGLPILLAVLTYTRLNRYQPYGTPLLTPRPAAEFTLASAGNPSYKLSDLRGKAVFIFFGFLNCPDVCPTTLQDLKRVYARLTPEEQARVQVLFISVDPERDTPEALGRYVQFFDPHFVGLSGTPEATAQVAKDYGVFYQKSQIKSAQVYSVDHTASVFLIDPQGQLRLIYGQGKLQQDPDRVVQDVRWLLKGS, encoded by the coding sequence ATGACCCGACGCATCGCCGGACTCGCGCTGTTTATCGGCCTACCCATCCTGCTGGCCGTGCTCACTTATACCCGGCTCAACCGCTACCAGCCCTACGGCACCCCCCTGCTCACCCCGCGCCCCGCCGCCGAATTCACGCTCGCCAGCGCTGGCAACCCCAGCTACAAGCTCTCCGACCTGCGGGGTAAGGCGGTGTTCATCTTCTTCGGCTTCCTCAACTGTCCCGACGTATGCCCCACCACCCTGCAAGACCTCAAGCGGGTCTACGCCAGACTCACCCCTGAAGAGCAAGCCAGGGTGCAGGTGCTGTTCATCAGCGTGGACCCCGAGCGCGACACGCCCGAAGCCCTAGGCAGATACGTGCAGTTCTTCGATCCCCACTTCGTCGGCTTAAGCGGCACCCCCGAAGCCACCGCCCAAGTCGCCAAGGACTACGGCGTCTTCTACCAGAAGTCGCAGATCAAGTCGGCTCAGGTGTACAGCGTCGATCACACCGCCAGCGTTTTCCTGATCGACCCCCAGGGTCAGCTGCGCTTGATCTACGGTCAGGGCAAGCTGCAACAGGATCCCGACAGGGTGGTACAAGACGTGCGCTGGCTGCTCAAGGGGAGCTAA
- a CDS encoding MazG family protein, translated as MERLLEVMRRLRAPDGCPWDKEQTHLSLRPYMLEEAAEAVDAMSKGDPQELAEELGDVLLQVAFHSVIAEQEGTFSYPQVEGHIVDKLIRRHPHVFGSVKADTPEEVSANWRMIKAAEGKGRASVCDEVPRSLGALARAAEIQKKLGVPPASPRDVISALEEGDLAEALWRMVALCRREKVNPEILLREKCDQNCSKP; from the coding sequence ATGGAGAGGTTGTTGGAGGTGATGCGCCGCCTGCGGGCTCCCGACGGCTGCCCCTGGGACAAGGAACAGACCCACCTGAGCCTGCGCCCCTACATGCTCGAGGAGGCCGCCGAGGCGGTAGACGCCATGAGCAAGGGCGACCCCCAGGAGCTGGCCGAGGAGCTGGGTGATGTGCTCTTGCAGGTAGCTTTCCACAGCGTGATCGCCGAGCAAGAGGGCACCTTCAGCTACCCTCAGGTTGAGGGGCACATCGTGGACAAGCTCATCCGCCGCCACCCCCACGTCTTCGGCAGCGTAAAAGCCGATACCCCCGAGGAAGTCAGCGCCAACTGGCGGATGATTAAGGCGGCGGAGGGCAAGGGCAGGGCCTCGGTGTGCGACGAGGTGCCGCGCAGCCTGGGAGCACTGGCGCGGGCCGCCGAGATCCAGAAGAAGCTGGGGGTCCCCCCGGCTAGCCCCCGCGATGTGATCTCGGCCCTCGAAGAAGGCGACCTCGCCGAGGCACTATGGCGGATGGTGGCCCTGTGTCGCCGGGAGAAGGTGAATCCGGAAATCCTGCTTCGGGAGAAATGCGATCAGAATTGCTCAAAGCCCTAG
- a CDS encoding NUDIX hydrolase, with product MRSELLKALVSKPPQPLLLPKGFVDAAVLLPVWEGQLLFTVRSAHLPHHAAQVSFPGGRFDDGETAEQAALREAWEEVGLEPETVEILGQLNPTLSPFGYRVFPLLGYVSREPRLTPNPEEVSELLWVPIQELIEAPAYAEERVVTRLNQPPLDPEDVGRVQPGGGFKRLVWHYPWRGYDIWGVTGNIVHDFLERIKEVRL from the coding sequence ATGCGATCAGAATTGCTCAAAGCCCTAGTCAGTAAGCCGCCCCAACCCCTGCTCCTGCCCAAGGGCTTCGTGGATGCCGCGGTGCTGCTGCCGGTGTGGGAGGGGCAGCTGCTTTTCACCGTGCGCAGCGCCCACCTGCCGCACCACGCCGCCCAGGTCAGCTTTCCCGGTGGCCGCTTCGATGACGGAGAGACCGCCGAACAGGCCGCTTTGCGCGAGGCCTGGGAAGAGGTGGGCCTCGAGCCCGAGACGGTCGAGATCCTGGGCCAGCTCAACCCCACGCTCTCGCCCTTTGGCTACCGGGTATTTCCCCTGCTGGGCTACGTCAGCCGCGAACCCCGCCTCACCCCCAACCCCGAGGAGGTGAGCGAGCTGCTGTGGGTACCCATCCAGGAACTCATCGAAGCCCCCGCCTATGCCGAGGAGCGGGTGGTGACCCGCCTCAACCAGCCGCCCCTAGACCCCGAGGACGTGGGGCGGGTGCAGCCGGGGGGCGGCTTTAAGCGCCTGGTCTGGCACTACCCCTGGCGGGGCTACGACATCTGGGGCGTGACCGGCAACATCGTCCACGACTTTTTGGAGCGCATCAAGGAGGTGCGGCTGTGA
- a CDS encoding type 1 glutamine amidotransferase domain-containing protein, which yields MNTIGILLEDYFDEREVIYPYYRVQEAGFSPLVIGPRPGSFHGKTPFTFEAKVAAEAVRAGDLAGLIVPGGFAPDRMRRHKAMTRLIAEVDAQKKPLGVICHAGWALISAGVVEGRRLTGFSSIREDLENAGAIYLDERVVVEGHLVTAQHADDLPAFMQAFLARFD from the coding sequence GTGAACACGATTGGGATTTTGCTGGAGGATTACTTCGACGAGCGCGAAGTGATCTATCCCTACTACCGGGTGCAGGAGGCCGGGTTCAGCCCGCTGGTGATCGGCCCCAGGCCGGGGAGCTTCCACGGCAAGACCCCCTTCACCTTCGAGGCCAAGGTCGCGGCTGAAGCGGTCAGGGCCGGCGACTTGGCGGGGCTGATCGTGCCCGGTGGTTTCGCCCCCGACCGCATGCGCCGCCACAAGGCCATGACCCGGCTCATCGCCGAGGTTGATGCCCAGAAAAAGCCGCTGGGGGTCATTTGTCATGCGGGCTGGGCGCTCATCAGCGCGGGGGTGGTCGAGGGGCGCAGGCTCACGGGCTTCAGCTCGATTCGCGAGGACCTCGAGAACGCCGGAGCCATCTACCTCGACGAGCGGGTAGTGGTGGAGGGCCACCTGGTCACCGCCCAGCACGCCGACGACCTACCCGCGTTCATGCAGGCTTTCCTGGCGCGCTTTGATTAG
- a CDS encoding Lrp/AsnC ligand binding domain-containing protein — protein sequence MWNNPISIELAWLHFKERTHKLREEARIERALRQRHSGGSRRTRVLAYVFIRAKRPCEVIERVRRIKGVLRADTLQGSDEAIAVVEGRDLEGLEALVGRIRNLPGVVVARSKRTA from the coding sequence ATGTGGAACAACCCAATCAGCATAGAGCTGGCATGGCTTCACTTCAAAGAGCGCACGCACAAGCTGCGCGAGGAGGCCAGGATCGAGAGAGCACTGCGCCAACGACACTCCGGCGGATCACGGCGGACCAGGGTGCTGGCTTACGTGTTCATCCGGGCCAAGCGTCCTTGCGAGGTGATCGAGCGGGTGCGGCGGATCAAGGGCGTGCTCAGGGCCGATACCCTGCAGGGCTCGGACGAGGCCATCGCGGTGGTGGAAGGGCGCGACCTGGAGGGGCTCGAGGCCCTGGTGGGCCGCATCAGGAATCTTCCCGGCGTCGTCGTGGCCAGGAGCAAACGGACGGCCTGA
- a CDS encoding helix-turn-helix domain-containing protein, which produces MTLAERLRELRNQQGWRLKDLSEKSGLSVPYLSDLERGRTNPSLDTLQTLASSYGVSVNDLLAPVDFYGERTEASLPKGLAELLADPALGKEITPEWQQTLARIELRGKRPESKRDWYEIFLHLKRVLEG; this is translated from the coding sequence ATGACACTAGCCGAACGCCTGCGTGAACTACGTAACCAGCAGGGCTGGCGCCTGAAGGACTTATCGGAAAAGAGCGGCCTGTCGGTGCCTTACCTCTCGGACCTCGAGCGCGGTCGTACCAACCCCAGCCTCGATACCCTGCAAACCCTGGCGAGCTCCTATGGCGTGAGCGTCAACGACCTGCTGGCCCCCGTGGACTTCTACGGCGAGCGTACCGAGGCCTCCTTACCCAAAGGTCTGGCCGAGCTGCTGGCCGACCCCGCATTGGGCAAGGAGATCACCCCCGAGTGGCAGCAGACCCTCGCGCGCATCGAGCTGCGCGGCAAGCGCCCGGAGTCCAAGCGCGACTGGTACGAGATCTTCCTGCACCTCAAGCGTGTGCTCGAGGGCTAG
- a CDS encoding GyrI-like domain-containing protein: MQRPYPTTESDFYVLGYSARTSDALEADPATARIPGLWRRFHTEGLEDRIPKLRAKGKPFAVYFDYATDPAGEYSVLVGYQVPSLDDAPPGLSGLHVRGGRYLMFTAEGSPAQAVPRAWAEVREYFARPGAPARAYAYDYEVHEDLERVSIFVGVR, from the coding sequence ATGCAGCGTCCATACCCCACCACCGAGTCGGACTTCTACGTGCTGGGCTACAGCGCCCGCACCTCCGACGCCCTCGAGGCCGACCCCGCCACCGCCCGCATCCCCGGCCTGTGGCGGCGCTTCCACACGGAGGGGCTGGAGGACCGGATCCCCAAGCTGCGGGCCAAGGGCAAGCCCTTCGCGGTCTACTTCGACTACGCCACCGACCCCGCGGGCGAGTACTCCGTGCTGGTGGGCTACCAGGTGCCCAGCCTCGACGACGCGCCCCCGGGCCTGAGCGGGCTGCACGTGCGGGGCGGGCGCTACCTGATGTTCACCGCCGAGGGCTCGCCCGCGCAGGCCGTTCCCCGGGCCTGGGCCGAGGTCCGGGAGTACTTCGCCCGCCCGGGGGCCCCGGCGCGGGCTTACGCCTACGACTACGAGGTTCACGAGGACCTCGAGCGGGTCTCGATCTTCGTGGGAGTGCGCTGA
- a CDS encoding DUF1697 domain-containing protein, protein MRYATFLRAVNAGKFNSFRMEDLRALLRAEGFEAVRTYLQTGNVWLQSGEADPEAVARRVEALMPALGCRDVAVMVRTEEHLRELVGLDPFGADGGTHRRFITFLREPAPAALPPHRELEVVLAWPGEVFSRLDKNVRNVLPNAFIESRLKVRATTRFWNVVQEMYGLP, encoded by the coding sequence ATGCGCTACGCGACCTTTTTGCGTGCGGTCAACGCGGGCAAATTCAACAGCTTCCGCATGGAGGACCTGCGGGCACTGCTGAGGGCGGAGGGGTTCGAGGCCGTCCGGACCTACCTTCAGACCGGTAACGTCTGGCTCCAGAGCGGTGAGGCCGACCCTGAGGCCGTCGCCCGGCGGGTCGAGGCGCTCATGCCCGCCTTAGGCTGCCGCGACGTGGCGGTGATGGTACGGACCGAGGAACACCTGCGCGAGCTCGTCGGCCTCGACCCCTTCGGGGCCGACGGCGGCACGCACCGCCGCTTCATCACCTTCCTGCGCGAGCCCGCGCCGGCGGCGCTGCCCCCGCACAGGGAGCTCGAGGTGGTCCTGGCGTGGCCAGGAGAGGTTTTCTCGCGGCTGGACAAGAACGTGCGCAACGTCTTGCCCAACGCCTTCATCGAGTCCAGGCTCAAGGTGCGGGCTACTACGCGCTTCTGGAACGTGGTGCAGGAGATGTACGGGCTCCCGTAG
- a CDS encoding ImmA/IrrE family metallo-endopeptidase: protein MDLRSRIIRMAREYRQAHAPLTAERLVQGIEVSLSYAKLPEGKFGAFIEEQQRIVIDEDSPPKRQRFTLAHEVMHHLIRRDADILSDLHEEFEGGQLEAQLEALCNLGAAEMLLPGEVVEAAIARKGQSPRLIPELAEGHQVSEEVVIIALAERGPTPSLVLMAGAKPLRVFFSAKHERVFDRVSRGTAVHRDHPLAVALETGLPYRGKATLPGHPTPYGLEAYPKGGRVYAVFRELHN from the coding sequence ATGGACCTGCGCTCGAGGATCATCCGCATGGCCCGGGAGTACCGCCAGGCCCACGCTCCGCTGACTGCCGAGCGGCTGGTGCAGGGCATCGAGGTCTCGCTCTCGTACGCCAAGCTACCCGAGGGCAAGTTCGGGGCCTTTATCGAGGAGCAGCAGCGCATCGTCATCGACGAGGACTCCCCCCCCAAGCGCCAGCGCTTCACCCTGGCCCACGAGGTCATGCACCACCTCATCCGCCGCGACGCCGACATCCTCTCCGACCTGCACGAGGAGTTCGAGGGAGGGCAGCTCGAGGCGCAGCTCGAGGCGCTGTGCAACCTGGGCGCCGCCGAGATGCTGCTGCCCGGGGAGGTGGTGGAGGCCGCCATCGCCCGCAAGGGCCAGAGTCCGCGCCTGATCCCCGAGCTCGCCGAGGGGCACCAGGTCTCGGAGGAGGTGGTGATCATCGCCCTGGCCGAGCGCGGCCCCACCCCCTCGCTGGTGCTGATGGCGGGGGCTAAGCCCCTGCGGGTGTTCTTCAGCGCCAAGCACGAGCGCGTCTTCGACCGGGTGAGCCGGGGGACGGCCGTCCACCGCGACCACCCGCTGGCGGTGGCGCTCGAGACCGGTCTGCCCTACCGCGGCAAGGCCACCCTGCCGGGGCACCCCACCCCCTATGGCCTCGAGGCCTACCCTAAGGGGGGGCGGGTGTACGCGGTGTTCCGGGAACTGCACAACTGA